A window of Corallococcus macrosporus DSM 14697 contains these coding sequences:
- a CDS encoding SDR family NAD(P)-dependent oxidoreductase, whose amino-acid sequence MSRKDGFMAELSPLQQALLTIEKLQKKLAAGSNGEREPIAIIGMACRFPGGATSPAKFRDLLWGAGEALTEVPADRRALQGLHDPDPSGPGKLSMRRAGFVDGVDRFDAEFFHISRREAEGMDPQQRFFLEVSWEALEDAGIPPHQLAGTRTGVFAGVHAKDYAFVTGGGLEKVSAHYSTGVDASYVAGRLSYLLGLEGPSLAVDTACSSSLSAVHLACQSLRTEESTLAIAGGVKLILAPQLSVFLSKAGALSPSGHCRTFDRDADGMVQGEGCGVVILKRLRDAVRDGDRILATLRGTGMNHDGASGGLTVPNVRAQEALYRRVLQRAGVEPGQVDYLEAHGTGTRLGDPIELDGVSRVYGAARTSDRPLWIGSVKPNIGHMEAAAGIAGLIKAVLVLQAGEAPPAVNFEHPTPEFAWEGSGLAVPRARTPLALREGPHRVAVSSFGMSGVNAHALVEAYAESAPVPVEAGPYVLPLSARTEPALRTLAASWLRHLAEAGPGTRLVDACFTAGTGRAHHAHRAAVVASTPEALRLALQAIAEGRDARGPSRSAAAGEAVFVFGDAEPQVDRWMRELLGRAAFKVHADRVDAVLREVAGWSAIEQVTRGKGSTDTAHAAGILLTFQVALAELWRACGVAPSAVAGAGVGALSAAVVSGGLSVEDAVRLGLRLSSSQPVRPQPLKCPCFSTAEEAWVGAGTTVPVSDWEKQLAASSDLTPSAEALGARDTTVFLLTSCDTSLDAALDAVVQRRGGEALILRASAPAGDAWQTLLDGIARLYRAGRPVRFDGLYVGARRAAAPTYPWQRERYWWDGELAPAPVQVAPSAPEVSTDGLFCELAWTARDAGPLPVDAGGHWLLVAERLTEAEALRQALTVTGGTVCVATADSDWETVLREWMPVGASPRGVVYLASTDPQESLEGLRASVQREVRSATSLVQALARLAVTAPPRLFLVTQGAQPVGEATGPVSMTGAPLWGLGRVIAYEHPELACKRIDTEPDALGRLVAELARKVAAADDDDEVVLRGERRLAPSFTQAQPIPGGASAFRPRQDRTYLITGGLGGIGLRLAAWLVAHGARHLALCGRKGETDEARQALAPLRAAGARVETFRVDVSRPEPVAELLAAVRGGGVPLGGVFHSAGVLADSAVSQWTPRDFETVIGPKLDGAWNLHALATDATIEHFVLFSSTASLIGSPGQASYAAANAFVDALAHFRRARGLPAISLNWGSWGEVGMAVADTRRGDRLAERGMRPMSVDEALAAMARVLPENRATRGIARFDPERWVQSHPSIAASSLFRRAAVEEAGPVVAEAPRKLREVLLSLEGAARQGLLETRLKEMVSEVGRIPTAKLSSTDSFDALGFDSIMALELRDMVLGELDVSLPLKSFVDERSIEQVTAELLEKLAVASVLGVASSERNDSKRVLL is encoded by the coding sequence ATGAGCCGGAAGGACGGATTCATGGCGGAGCTGTCGCCACTCCAGCAGGCCCTGCTGACCATCGAGAAGCTGCAGAAGAAGCTGGCGGCGGGCTCGAACGGGGAGCGTGAGCCGATTGCCATCATCGGCATGGCCTGCCGCTTTCCTGGCGGAGCCACCAGCCCCGCGAAGTTCCGCGACCTGCTGTGGGGCGCGGGGGAGGCGCTGACGGAGGTCCCCGCCGATCGGCGCGCCCTCCAGGGACTCCATGACCCGGACCCCAGCGGGCCCGGGAAGCTGTCCATGCGCCGCGCCGGCTTCGTGGACGGGGTGGACCGGTTCGACGCGGAGTTCTTCCACATCTCCCGGCGCGAAGCCGAGGGCATGGACCCGCAGCAGCGCTTCTTCTTGGAGGTGAGCTGGGAAGCGCTGGAGGACGCGGGGATTCCGCCGCACCAGCTCGCGGGGACGCGGACCGGCGTCTTCGCCGGCGTCCATGCCAAGGACTACGCGTTCGTCACCGGCGGCGGGCTGGAGAAGGTGAGCGCCCATTACTCCACCGGCGTGGACGCCAGCTATGTGGCGGGCCGGCTGTCGTACCTGCTCGGGCTCGAAGGGCCGAGCCTGGCGGTGGACACCGCGTGTTCGTCCTCGCTGTCCGCCGTGCACCTGGCGTGTCAGAGCCTGCGCACGGAGGAGTCGACGCTGGCCATCGCTGGCGGTGTGAAGCTCATCCTGGCGCCGCAGCTCAGCGTGTTCCTGTCCAAGGCGGGGGCGCTGTCCCCCAGCGGCCACTGCCGCACGTTCGACCGGGACGCGGACGGGATGGTGCAGGGCGAAGGCTGCGGCGTGGTCATCCTGAAGCGGCTCCGGGACGCCGTGCGCGATGGCGACCGCATCCTCGCGACGCTGCGGGGCACGGGCATGAATCACGACGGCGCGAGCGGCGGCCTCACGGTGCCGAACGTCCGCGCCCAGGAGGCGCTGTACCGCCGGGTCCTGCAACGCGCGGGCGTCGAACCCGGCCAGGTGGACTACCTGGAAGCGCACGGGACGGGGACGCGGCTGGGGGACCCCATCGAGCTGGACGGCGTGTCGCGCGTCTACGGTGCGGCGCGGACGTCGGACCGGCCGCTGTGGATTGGCTCCGTCAAGCCGAACATCGGGCACATGGAGGCCGCCGCGGGCATCGCGGGGCTCATCAAGGCAGTCCTCGTGCTTCAGGCGGGAGAGGCTCCTCCCGCGGTCAACTTCGAGCACCCGACGCCTGAGTTCGCGTGGGAGGGCTCGGGCCTCGCGGTGCCTCGCGCGCGCACGCCCCTGGCGCTCCGGGAAGGACCGCACCGGGTCGCGGTGAGCTCGTTCGGCATGAGCGGGGTGAACGCGCACGCGCTCGTCGAGGCCTACGCCGAGTCCGCTCCCGTCCCCGTGGAGGCCGGGCCGTATGTGTTGCCCCTCTCCGCGCGCACGGAGCCCGCGCTGCGGACGCTGGCGGCGTCGTGGCTGCGTCACCTCGCGGAGGCCGGCCCCGGCACGCGCCTGGTGGATGCGTGCTTCACGGCGGGCACCGGGCGCGCCCATCACGCACACCGCGCGGCCGTGGTCGCCAGCACGCCCGAGGCGCTCCGGTTGGCGCTCCAGGCCATCGCGGAGGGGCGCGATGCGCGGGGGCCGTCCCGGAGTGCCGCCGCGGGCGAAGCTGTCTTCGTCTTCGGTGACGCGGAGCCCCAGGTCGACCGCTGGATGCGGGAGCTGCTCGGGCGGGCGGCCTTCAAGGTGCACGCGGACCGGGTGGACGCGGTCCTCCGGGAGGTCGCGGGTTGGTCGGCCATCGAGCAGGTGACGCGGGGGAAGGGGAGCACGGACACGGCGCACGCCGCGGGCATCCTCCTGACGTTCCAGGTCGCGCTGGCGGAGCTGTGGCGCGCGTGTGGCGTCGCTCCATCGGCGGTCGCGGGCGCCGGCGTGGGGGCCCTCTCCGCGGCGGTCGTCTCGGGAGGGCTCTCCGTGGAGGACGCCGTACGCCTCGGCCTGCGGCTGTCTTCCTCGCAGCCCGTTCGGCCTCAGCCCCTGAAGTGCCCCTGCTTCTCCACGGCGGAGGAGGCTTGGGTCGGCGCGGGGACCACCGTGCCGGTTTCGGACTGGGAGAAGCAGCTCGCCGCCTCGTCCGACCTGACGCCGTCCGCGGAGGCGCTGGGGGCTCGCGACACGACGGTCTTCCTCCTGACCTCCTGCGACACCTCCCTGGACGCCGCGTTGGACGCGGTGGTCCAGCGCCGAGGCGGCGAGGCCCTCATCCTGCGTGCCAGCGCTCCTGCGGGTGACGCCTGGCAGACGCTCCTGGACGGCATCGCGCGTCTGTACCGCGCGGGGCGCCCCGTGCGCTTCGACGGGCTCTACGTGGGCGCGCGCAGGGCGGCGGCGCCGACGTACCCGTGGCAGCGTGAGCGTTACTGGTGGGACGGCGAGCTGGCTCCCGCCCCCGTCCAGGTGGCTCCCTCCGCGCCCGAGGTGTCCACGGACGGGCTCTTCTGCGAGCTCGCGTGGACCGCGCGAGACGCGGGGCCGCTTCCCGTGGACGCGGGGGGGCATTGGCTCCTCGTCGCCGAGAGGCTGACGGAGGCGGAGGCGTTGCGTCAGGCGCTCACGGTCACGGGGGGCACGGTGTGCGTGGCCACCGCGGACTCCGACTGGGAGACGGTGCTCCGGGAGTGGATGCCCGTGGGCGCGTCACCGCGCGGCGTCGTCTACCTGGCGAGTACGGACCCCCAGGAATCCCTGGAGGGGCTGCGCGCGTCGGTCCAACGAGAGGTCCGGTCGGCGACGTCACTCGTGCAGGCCCTCGCTCGGCTGGCGGTGACGGCGCCGCCCCGGCTGTTCCTCGTCACCCAGGGCGCGCAGCCCGTGGGCGAGGCGACGGGGCCCGTGTCGATGACGGGCGCGCCGCTCTGGGGGCTGGGCCGTGTCATCGCCTATGAGCACCCCGAGCTCGCGTGCAAGCGCATCGATACCGAGCCGGACGCCCTCGGTCGGCTGGTGGCGGAGCTCGCGCGCAAGGTGGCCGCCGCCGATGACGATGACGAGGTCGTGCTGCGGGGGGAGCGGCGCCTGGCGCCTTCGTTCACGCAGGCGCAGCCGATTCCGGGCGGCGCGAGCGCCTTCCGTCCCCGGCAGGACCGCACGTACCTGATTACCGGTGGCCTGGGGGGCATCGGGCTGCGGCTCGCGGCCTGGCTGGTGGCGCATGGCGCGCGTCACCTCGCCCTGTGCGGGAGGAAGGGGGAGACCGACGAGGCCCGGCAGGCGTTGGCGCCGCTGCGTGCGGCGGGCGCGCGCGTGGAGACCTTCCGCGTCGACGTGAGCCGTCCGGAGCCGGTGGCGGAGCTGCTCGCCGCGGTTCGCGGAGGCGGCGTGCCGCTGGGCGGCGTCTTCCACAGCGCGGGCGTGCTGGCGGACAGCGCGGTGTCGCAGTGGACGCCGCGAGACTTCGAGACCGTCATCGGGCCCAAGCTCGATGGCGCCTGGAACCTGCACGCGCTGGCCACCGACGCCACCATCGAACACTTCGTCCTGTTCTCCTCGACGGCGTCCCTCATCGGCTCTCCGGGGCAGGCCAGCTACGCCGCGGCCAACGCGTTCGTGGACGCCTTGGCTCACTTCCGGCGCGCGCGCGGCCTGCCCGCCATCAGCCTCAACTGGGGGAGCTGGGGCGAGGTGGGGATGGCCGTCGCTGACACGCGGCGCGGGGACCGGCTCGCGGAGCGGGGCATGCGGCCCATGTCGGTGGACGAGGCGCTGGCGGCCATGGCGCGGGTGCTGCCCGAGAACCGCGCCACGCGTGGCATCGCGCGCTTCGACCCGGAGCGTTGGGTCCAGAGCCATCCCTCCATCGCGGCTTCATCGCTGTTCCGCCGCGCGGCGGTGGAGGAGGCCGGGCCCGTGGTGGCGGAGGCGCCCCGCAAGCTGCGCGAGGTGTTGCTCTCGCTGGAGGGGGCCGCGCGCCAGGGCCTCCTGGAGACCCGGCTCAAGGAGATGGTCAGCGAGGTCGGCAGGATTCCGACCGCGAAGCTGTCGTCCACGGACTCGTTCGACGCGTTGGGGTTCGACTCCATCATGGCGCTCGAGCTGCGGGACATGGTGCTGGGCGAGCTCGACGTGAGCCTGCCGCTCAAGAGTTTCGTCGACGAACGTTCCATCGAGCAGGTGACGGCTGAGCTTCTCGAGAAGCTCGCGGTCGCCAGTGTGCTCGGCGTTGCCTCCTCGGAGCGCAACGACTCGAAGCGGGTCCTGCTATGA
- a CDS encoding beta-ketoacyl synthase N-terminal-like domain-containing protein → MWSEPIAVIGLGLRLPTSDCPATLWRMLCDGIDATGDIPAGRWPLESLFDAAPDRPGTIRNRRAGLIDGVDQADPTAFRLSKRELRQMDPQHRLLFECAWHALEDAGLPFDAVKGSRTGVFMGVNFSDFQRMVARDWAALDGYSVLGTTASFAANRLSYAFDFRGPSTVSSVGCASSTVALHEACRSLVLGEVEMALAGGVELMLSPDSSIMLSQAGVFSERGQCRTLDAQADGYVRGEGAGVVVLKPLSKVLPGERVYAVIRGSAVNHNGRNEWIMAPSASAQADVIRQACAQGGVAPESVDYIELHGSAFLKGDAAEAEAIGEALGPQRPLPCRLGAISNNVGYLGAAAGIAQFIKVCLSLHHRTLPPTIHVDAPNPLIDFERLGLSIQTALEPWAARTPGEPLRAGIVSTSLGGANGFVVLEEAPAGAPVTSERAPVPGHLLVLSALSLDALRQRALQLRDFVATTPDAVATLEDLCFTAALKRQHHRHRGAVVAADRDGLVALLGALAQATGATVLAQDDMPRDWVEAGRAFVAGGVLPPELSPSWGGRCVSLPVYPFQRQRLWPEWLTPDEVCRPPKAAPRDAATLLQAAAVAAGDASGVPEVHGELQMRAFLRGHLADVLEVEPATLDVQGRTFFELGLNSIGATLLKERIARALQLPLSTTLFFELPRLEPLAKRLVSLLEAGHGRGPSVSEGASASAEEEEGLVERIAGLSEDEAREQIARTLAELSIEVA, encoded by the coding sequence ATGTGGAGTGAACCCATCGCTGTGATTGGTCTGGGGCTGCGTCTCCCCACGTCGGACTGCCCGGCTACGCTTTGGCGGATGTTATGTGATGGGATTGATGCGACGGGAGACATCCCGGCAGGCCGCTGGCCGCTGGAGTCGCTCTTCGATGCGGCGCCGGACCGTCCCGGGACGATTCGCAACCGTCGCGCTGGCTTGATTGACGGCGTGGACCAGGCCGACCCCACGGCGTTCCGGCTGTCCAAGCGGGAATTGCGGCAGATGGACCCGCAGCACCGCCTGCTCTTCGAGTGCGCGTGGCACGCGTTGGAGGACGCGGGCCTCCCCTTCGATGCCGTGAAGGGGAGCCGTACGGGCGTCTTCATGGGCGTCAACTTCAGCGACTTCCAGCGGATGGTGGCCAGGGATTGGGCCGCGCTGGATGGCTACTCCGTCCTCGGGACGACGGCGTCCTTCGCGGCCAACCGCCTCTCCTATGCGTTCGACTTCCGCGGCCCCAGCACCGTGTCCAGCGTGGGGTGTGCGTCCTCGACGGTGGCGCTCCACGAGGCGTGCCGCAGCCTGGTGCTGGGCGAGGTGGAGATGGCCCTCGCCGGGGGCGTGGAGCTGATGCTGTCTCCGGACAGCAGCATCATGTTGTCCCAGGCGGGGGTGTTCTCGGAGCGGGGGCAGTGCCGGACCCTGGACGCCCAGGCGGACGGCTACGTGCGCGGGGAGGGGGCGGGCGTCGTGGTCCTCAAGCCGCTGTCGAAGGTCCTCCCCGGTGAACGCGTGTACGCGGTGATTCGCGGCAGCGCGGTCAACCACAACGGCCGGAACGAGTGGATCATGGCGCCCAGCGCCTCGGCGCAGGCGGACGTCATCCGGCAGGCGTGTGCGCAGGGCGGGGTGGCGCCAGAGAGCGTCGACTACATCGAGCTGCATGGCTCGGCGTTCCTCAAGGGCGACGCGGCCGAGGCGGAGGCCATTGGCGAGGCGCTCGGACCACAGCGGCCGTTGCCCTGCCGGCTCGGCGCCATCAGCAACAACGTGGGCTACCTGGGCGCGGCGGCGGGCATCGCGCAGTTCATCAAGGTGTGCCTGTCCCTGCACCACCGGACCCTGCCGCCGACGATTCATGTGGACGCGCCCAATCCGTTGATCGACTTCGAGCGGCTTGGGCTGAGCATCCAGACGGCGCTGGAGCCGTGGGCCGCGCGGACGCCGGGGGAGCCGCTGCGGGCGGGCATCGTGTCCACGTCACTGGGCGGCGCCAACGGCTTCGTGGTGCTGGAGGAGGCGCCAGCGGGCGCCCCCGTGACTTCGGAGCGGGCGCCGGTGCCGGGCCACCTCCTGGTGCTCTCCGCGCTCTCGCTGGACGCGCTCCGGCAGCGGGCGCTCCAGCTCCGGGACTTCGTCGCCACGACGCCTGACGCGGTGGCGACGCTGGAGGACCTCTGCTTCACCGCGGCGCTCAAGCGGCAGCACCACCGTCACCGAGGCGCGGTGGTGGCGGCGGACCGGGACGGGCTCGTGGCGCTCCTGGGGGCACTGGCGCAAGCGACGGGTGCGACGGTGCTGGCCCAGGACGACATGCCGCGAGACTGGGTGGAGGCCGGGCGGGCCTTCGTGGCGGGGGGCGTGCTGCCGCCGGAGCTGTCCCCGTCGTGGGGCGGGCGCTGCGTGAGCCTGCCCGTCTATCCCTTCCAGCGTCAGCGCCTGTGGCCGGAATGGCTCACGCCCGACGAGGTCTGCCGTCCGCCCAAGGCCGCGCCGCGTGACGCGGCGACGTTGCTTCAGGCGGCCGCGGTCGCCGCGGGGGATGCCTCTGGCGTGCCCGAGGTTCACGGGGAGCTTCAGATGCGGGCGTTCTTGCGCGGGCACCTCGCGGATGTGCTGGAGGTGGAGCCCGCGACGCTCGACGTGCAGGGGCGGACCTTCTTCGAGCTGGGCTTGAACTCCATTGGCGCCACGCTGTTGAAGGAGCGCATCGCACGCGCGCTCCAGCTCCCGCTGTCGACGACGCTCTTCTTCGAATTGCCCCGGTTGGAGCCGCTGGCGAAGCGGCTGGTGTCGCTGCTGGAGGCCGGGCACGGCCGGGGGCCCTCCGTCTCGGAGGGGGCGAGCGCGTCCGCGGAGGAAGAGGAGGGCCTGGTGGAGCGCATCGCCGGGCTGTCCGAGGACGAAGCGCGCGAGCAGATCGCCCGGACGCTGGCGGAACTCAGCATCGAGGTCGCGTGA
- a CDS encoding NAD(P)/FAD-dependent oxidoreductase: MHKLPGSAIVIGASIGGLSAARVLADHFERVTVIERDVLQEGPRQGAPQGHHIHVLLRKGVDLLEQYFPGLVEQMKADGIEPFDFTQDLRWLQFGDWMPRHRSGIVLYPQTRSSLERYLRGRLRAYPNVEFLESTAVRALLATPDGRRILGVQTHDRQEDGGGVTNRLANVVVDASGRGSQLGRWLSELGFSPPEESRLPINLCYVSRLFEQPATARDWRGLWITPLPPEAPRGGAMQGVEGNRWIVSLFGYEGHHPPRDEAGFVEFARGLREPDLYEAIKDAKPVSDVQVYRVPDVRWRHFERVRDFPAGLLVLGDAWCYFDPVFGQGMSVAMLEANLLNEALHQLDSLDAVTQAWTASYLRTGAQWLQGLWFFVTAEALRHTHVPGERTKLVKLAQWYVEELYALNHAHPEIYQEFLKLMHVQAGPEFLLRPDIALRLAQRAWRKKSVKGFGHEALRPAPANAEAPTSEPQVALWPASRVAFGARYVGRVLANLVAPGTVGPRDRLCHFDTEVLWKPDQALGWFVRDTLREQGLLGEAAEVRRFLEYWLPVQALSTAKRALIEFSFNADEPGLGFMLYSDNGTVTQAFREYTRQLGITNEGVERSVAICETFRPSDLGLVRAEFKPGGPTRYSIAASWHFDPLRGHSGFDDAMSRLPERFRAGPFAERVKTHAAALSAEFFPLFLGLSFLDDGTLESKMYLVRFDEKQPPFQPGSALWRFLQDMGVSAAELERVRQVNALLWERSADKMTQIAIEASENQSQPKRVNFIYSGTQTSAVLEAISRFGYPESSKQSVRTFERMMQTDHAKFVAIRVGPEGLSPRLKLYKHGLFDFADLSVVEDGGLKPRDSAPAAVSSVPDVCLY; encoded by the coding sequence ATGCACAAACTTCCGGGGAGCGCCATTGTCATTGGCGCCAGCATCGGTGGGCTCAGCGCCGCGCGGGTGCTGGCGGACCATTTCGAGCGCGTCACCGTCATTGAACGGGACGTGCTCCAGGAGGGGCCCCGCCAGGGCGCTCCCCAGGGCCACCACATCCACGTCCTGTTGCGGAAGGGCGTGGACCTGCTGGAGCAGTACTTTCCCGGGCTCGTCGAGCAGATGAAGGCGGATGGCATCGAGCCCTTCGACTTCACCCAGGACCTCCGGTGGCTGCAGTTCGGTGACTGGATGCCGCGGCATCGCAGCGGCATCGTCCTGTACCCGCAGACGCGCTCCTCGCTGGAGCGCTACCTGCGCGGCCGGCTCCGCGCGTACCCCAACGTGGAGTTCCTGGAGTCCACCGCCGTGCGCGCGCTGCTGGCCACGCCGGATGGGCGGCGGATTCTGGGCGTCCAGACGCATGACCGCCAGGAGGACGGCGGCGGGGTGACGAACCGGCTCGCCAACGTCGTGGTCGACGCGAGCGGACGCGGCTCGCAGTTGGGAAGGTGGCTGTCGGAGCTGGGCTTCAGCCCGCCGGAGGAGAGCCGGCTCCCCATCAACCTCTGCTACGTGTCGCGCCTCTTCGAGCAGCCCGCGACGGCCAGGGACTGGCGGGGCCTGTGGATCACGCCGCTGCCCCCGGAGGCGCCGCGCGGCGGCGCCATGCAGGGCGTGGAGGGCAACCGGTGGATCGTGTCCTTGTTCGGCTACGAGGGGCACCACCCGCCGCGTGACGAGGCGGGCTTCGTGGAGTTCGCCCGCGGCCTCCGCGAGCCGGACCTCTACGAGGCCATCAAGGACGCGAAGCCCGTGTCGGACGTCCAGGTGTACCGGGTGCCCGACGTCCGCTGGCGTCACTTCGAGCGCGTCCGGGACTTCCCCGCGGGGCTGCTCGTCCTGGGCGACGCGTGGTGCTACTTCGACCCCGTCTTCGGCCAGGGCATGTCGGTGGCGATGCTGGAGGCGAACCTCCTGAACGAGGCGCTGCACCAGCTCGACAGCCTGGACGCGGTGACGCAGGCCTGGACGGCGTCCTACCTGCGCACGGGCGCGCAGTGGCTCCAGGGCCTCTGGTTCTTCGTGACGGCGGAGGCCCTGCGCCACACCCACGTGCCCGGGGAGCGGACGAAGCTCGTCAAGCTGGCCCAGTGGTACGTGGAGGAGCTCTACGCGCTGAACCACGCGCATCCGGAGATCTACCAGGAGTTCCTCAAGCTGATGCACGTGCAGGCGGGGCCCGAGTTCCTCCTGCGGCCGGACATCGCCCTGCGGCTGGCGCAGCGCGCGTGGCGCAAGAAGTCCGTGAAGGGGTTCGGCCACGAGGCCCTGCGGCCCGCGCCGGCCAACGCGGAGGCCCCCACGTCCGAGCCGCAGGTGGCGCTGTGGCCCGCCAGCCGGGTGGCGTTCGGCGCGCGCTACGTGGGGCGGGTGCTGGCCAACCTGGTGGCGCCCGGAACCGTCGGTCCGAGGGATCGCCTCTGTCACTTCGACACGGAGGTGCTGTGGAAGCCGGACCAGGCGTTGGGGTGGTTCGTGCGGGACACCTTGCGTGAGCAGGGCTTGCTGGGAGAGGCGGCGGAGGTGCGGCGCTTCCTCGAATACTGGCTCCCGGTGCAGGCGCTGAGCACCGCGAAGCGGGCGTTGATTGAGTTCTCCTTCAACGCGGACGAGCCCGGGCTGGGCTTCATGCTCTACAGCGACAACGGGACGGTGACCCAGGCCTTCCGCGAATACACGCGCCAGCTCGGCATCACCAACGAGGGCGTCGAGCGCTCCGTGGCCATCTGCGAGACGTTCCGCCCGTCGGACCTGGGCCTGGTGCGCGCGGAGTTCAAGCCCGGCGGCCCCACCCGGTATTCGATCGCGGCGAGCTGGCACTTCGACCCCCTGCGCGGGCACTCCGGCTTCGACGATGCGATGAGCCGCCTCCCGGAGCGCTTCCGGGCAGGCCCCTTCGCGGAGCGGGTGAAGACCCACGCCGCCGCGCTGAGCGCCGAGTTCTTCCCGCTGTTCCTGGGGCTGAGCTTCCTGGATGACGGGACGCTCGAGTCCAAGATGTACCTGGTCCGCTTCGACGAGAAGCAGCCCCCGTTCCAGCCGGGCTCGGCGCTGTGGCGCTTCCTCCAGGACATGGGCGTGTCCGCCGCCGAGCTGGAGCGCGTTCGTCAGGTGAACGCGCTGCTCTGGGAGCGCTCGGCGGACAAGATGACCCAGATCGCCATCGAGGCGTCCGAGAACCAGTCCCAGCCCAAGCGCGTCAACTTCATCTACAGCGGGACCCAGACCTCCGCGGTTCTGGAAGCCATCTCCCGCTTCGGGTATCCAGAGTCCTCGAAGCAATCCGTGCGGACGTTCGAACGGATGATGCAGACGGATCACGCGAAGTTCGTCGCGATCCGGGTCGGGCCCGAAGGATTGAGCCCGCGCCTCAAGTTGTACAAGCACGGCCTCTTCGATTTCGCAGACCTGTCCGTGGTGGAAGACGGAGGCCTCAAGCCCCGTGACTCCGCGCCGGCCGCTGTGAGCAGTGTTCCGGATGTGTGTCTTTATTGA
- a CDS encoding alkaline phosphatase family protein, whose product MERCVVLDMPGLSARYVGPSTPNMQAFVERGRMVPLQPVLPALNCTMQATFLTGRYPSEHGIVGDGWLHRELGEVRFWPQSDGLVQTPQLWDAARKLDPSFTCARVCWFMNMYSKADYAITPQPSFTSDGRVLPDVFTEPLHLRKPLVEALGNFPAYDYWGPRYSIRSSEWIADVAMWLEQRHSPTLSLVFLPHLDYTPHTFGPDSKEIHKSLRELDDLVGKLIAFYEGRGVRVIILSEFGAVPVSRPVHLNRLFRQRGWLAIRDEQGRDAVYPSGSAAFAVADMQVAHIYVRDPALLDEVKALVEAEPGVARVLDAEGKRAHHLDHPRSGELVALAEPDAWFTYFYWRDDARAPDYARTVDIYRKPGYDPLEMFVDPKLGLRTLEVGGSLLKEKLGVRSRLEVVPLDGSLLKGAHGLPTDPASGPVLMTRNAELIEADTLHATQVHDLILAHLTGPRATA is encoded by the coding sequence ATGGAACGATGCGTCGTTTTGGACATGCCTGGCTTGAGCGCGAGATATGTCGGACCCTCGACGCCCAACATGCAGGCCTTCGTGGAGCGGGGGCGGATGGTCCCGCTCCAGCCCGTCCTGCCGGCGTTGAACTGCACCATGCAGGCCACGTTCCTGACCGGAAGATATCCCAGCGAGCACGGCATCGTCGGGGACGGATGGCTCCACCGGGAGCTGGGCGAGGTCCGCTTCTGGCCCCAGTCCGACGGGCTGGTGCAGACGCCGCAGCTCTGGGACGCGGCGCGCAAGCTGGACCCCAGCTTCACCTGCGCCCGCGTGTGCTGGTTCATGAACATGTATTCGAAGGCGGACTACGCCATCACGCCGCAGCCGTCCTTCACCTCGGACGGGCGGGTGCTGCCGGACGTCTTCACGGAGCCGCTTCACCTGCGCAAGCCGCTCGTCGAGGCGCTGGGGAACTTCCCCGCCTATGACTACTGGGGCCCCCGCTACAGCATCCGCTCGTCGGAGTGGATCGCCGACGTCGCCATGTGGCTGGAGCAGCGCCACAGCCCCACGCTCTCCCTCGTCTTCCTGCCACACCTGGACTACACGCCGCACACGTTCGGGCCGGACTCGAAGGAGATTCACAAGAGCCTCCGGGAGCTTGACGACCTCGTCGGGAAGCTGATCGCCTTCTACGAAGGCCGAGGCGTCCGCGTCATCATCCTGTCGGAATTCGGCGCGGTCCCCGTGTCCCGTCCCGTCCACCTGAACCGGCTCTTCCGCCAGCGCGGCTGGCTCGCCATTCGGGACGAGCAGGGCCGTGACGCCGTCTATCCCAGCGGCAGCGCGGCGTTCGCCGTCGCGGACATGCAGGTGGCTCACATCTATGTCCGCGACCCCGCGCTGCTGGACGAGGTGAAGGCCCTGGTCGAGGCGGAGCCTGGGGTGGCGCGGGTGCTCGACGCGGAGGGCAAGCGGGCCCACCACCTGGACCATCCTCGCTCCGGCGAGCTGGTGGCCCTGGCCGAGCCGGACGCCTGGTTCACCTACTTCTACTGGCGGGATGACGCCCGCGCGCCGGACTACGCGCGCACCGTCGATATCTACCGGAAGCCTGGCTACGACCCGCTGGAGATGTTCGTGGACCCGAAGCTGGGCCTGCGCACGCTCGAAGTGGGGGGCAGCCTCTTGAAGGAGAAGCTGGGCGTGCGCTCACGCCTGGAGGTCGTCCCGCTGGACGGCTCGCTCCTCAAGGGGGCCCATGGGCTGCCCACCGACCCCGCGAGCGGGCCGGTGCTGATGACACGAAACGCTGAGCTGATCGAGGCAGACACGCTCCACGCCACGCAAGTCCACGACCTCATCCTGGCGCACCTGACGGGACCGCGGGCAACAGCCTGA